In a genomic window of Phyllostomus discolor isolate MPI-MPIP mPhyDis1 chromosome 5, mPhyDis1.pri.v3, whole genome shotgun sequence:
- the LOC114496503 gene encoding F-box only protein 6-like, with the protein MALLSINELLPNTILLEVFTHVPARQLLLRCRPVCSLWRDLIDTATLWKLKSLHDSFITEDWDQPVADWKSFYFLCILRRNLLRNPCAEEGMTAWHIDANGGDEWKVESLPGAYGTDFPSPHVRNYFSTSYELCLKSQTVNLKAEGYWEELMDEVRPDIVVTDWYAARGDCGCTYRIRVQLLSADYSTLASFEPPPVTIPQWNDATWTEVTHTFSDYPRGVRHILFQHGGKDTQFWAGWYGPRVTNSSIVIRPKVTRNPAPSTGQHRPR; encoded by the exons ATGGCCCTGCTCAGCATCAACGAGCTGCTGCCAAACACCATCCTGCTGGAGGTGTTCACGCACGTGCCAGCCCGACAGCTGCTGCTGCGCTGCCGACCCGTGTGCAGCCTCTGGCGGGACCTCATCGACACGGCGACCCTCTGGAAACTCAAGAGCCTGCATGACAGCTTCATCACCGAGGACTGGGACCAGCCGGTGGCCGACTGGAAGAGCTTCTATTTTTTGTGCATCCTCCGCAGGAACCTCCTGCGCAACCCGTGTGCGGAAG AGGGTATGACAGCCTGGCATATTGACGCCAATGGGGGTGACGAGTGGAAGGTGGAGAGCTTACCTGGAGCCTATGGCACAGACTTCCCCAGCCCCCACGTCAGGAACTACTTCTCCACATCCTATGA ACTCTGCCTCAAGTCCCAGACGGTGAACCTCAAAGCCGAGGGCTACTGGGAGGAGCTGATGGACGAGGTCCGGCCTGACATTGTGGTGACGGACTG GTACGCCGCGAGAGGAGACTGCGGCTGCACCTACCGCATCCGAGTGCAGCTGCTTTCTGCCGACTACAGCACCTTGGCCTCCTTCGAGCCCCCACCCGTGACCATCCCTCAGTGGAACGATGCCACGTGGACAGAG GTCACCCACACCTTCTCGGACTACCCCCGGGGCGTCCGCCACATCCTCTTCCAGCACGGGGGCAAAGACACCCAGTTCTGGGCAGGCTGGTACGGGCCGCGTGTCACCAACAGCAGCATCGTCATCAGACCCAAGGTCACCAGGAACCCGGCGCCCTCCACCGGCCAGCACAGGCCCAGGTAG